Part of the Clostridium sporogenes genome, AAAATAGAAGATAATTACATACTATTAGATAAGAAAAACCTTTCTAAAGATGATCTTGAAAATTATTTGAAGGATTATCCAAATCTTAATAAAGAACCTATTTATAAATTAAATACAAAGGATAAAAATACAATAAATGAACTAAACAGTATATTAGCAAAACCAATAATTATGGTAGGGGGAATGGAAAAAGCTGATATGACAAAGTCAAATAATATTGCTAAAGAATCGGCGCCTCAAAATAAAGCTAATAAAGTGAATCCACAATCTGAACAAAATGATAAGATAAAAGCCTCTTCAGAAGATCAAATGACTAAAGTTCCTTCCAAAGGTGAAATGTCTAAAGGAAATGTTAATTCATTTTTAAATATGCCAAAGGAACAAATTAATATAATAAAAGAAAGTTTAGATAAAAAATTTAAGGATATGCCTGAAAGCATGATTACTCAATCATCAGTTATTTTCGTTAAGGATGAGTATAAGGCTATAGGCATAGATACAGATAAACTTCAATCAAACTACATTCTTAATGAAGGATTTAAAATGCTACTTTTAGCCTTACTTAGCATGGTGGCTACAGTTATAGTTGCTATGCTAGCTGCAAGAGTAGCTGCAGGACTTGGAAAAAATCTTAGAAGAAATGTATTTACAAAGGTTACCGATTTTTCTAAGGGAGAATTTGATAAATTTTCTACGGCTTCTTTAATTACAAGAAGTACAAACGATATTCAACAGATTCAAACTTTTATGGTAATGTTACTTAGAATAGTATTTTATGCACCTATTTTAGGTATAGGTGGAATACTTAAAGTACTAAAAACAGATACCTCTATGGCTTGGATAATAGCTGTAGCAGTTATGGCTATTTTAACCTTAGTTATTGTTTTATTTGGAATGGCTATTCCTAAATTTAAAAAAGTTCAAAAATTAATAGACAAAATAAACTTAATAACTCGTGAATCTTTAATAGGAATGTTAGTTATACGTGCTTTTAATACTGAAAAGCATGAGGAAGAAAAGTTCGATAAAACTAATAAAGAGTTAACACGTACCAATTTATTTATAAATCGCACGATGACGATGATGATGCCAATGATGATGTTAATTATGAATCTTATAACTTTATTAATTGTATGGGTAGGATCCCACCAGGTAGATGCAGGAGCTATGCAGGTAGGAAATATGATGGCCTTTATGCAATATACAATGCAAATAATTATGGCATTTCTAATGATTTCCATAGTATCTATTATGCTTCCACGTGCTTCCGTATCAGCTCAGCGTATAAGTGAAGTTATAGATGTACCAATAACTATTAAAGATATAGAAAAGCCAAAAGAGTTCTCAAATTATAAAAAAGGATATATAGAATTTAAAAATGTTTCCTTTAGATATGAAGGCGCACAAAAGGATGTACTTTCTAATATTACATTTAGTGCACTGCCAGGAGAAACTACAGCTTTTATAGGAAGTACAGGTAGTGGTAAATCCACTCTAATAAATCTAATACCAAGATTTTATGATGTAACAGAGGGAGAAATATTAATAGATGGGGTTAATTTAAAAGAGATATCTCAAAGGCATTTAAGAGAAAAAATAGGGTATGTACCACAGAAAGGAATATTATTTTCAGGTACTATAGAAAGTAATATTAAATATGGTAATGAATCAGCTACAGATAAAGATATAGAAAAAGCAACAAGAATAGCTCAAGCTATGGAGTTTATAGAATCTAAAGAACAGGGCTTTAAGACAGAGGTATCCCAAGGAGGTACTAATGTTTCTGGAGGACAAAAACAAAGACTTTCTATTGCCCGTGCCATTGTAAAAGAACCAGATATATATATTTTTGATGATAGTTTTTCAGCCCTTGACTTTAAAACAGATGCAACACTTAGAAAAGCTTTAAAGGATGAAACAAAGGAAAGTACAGTATTAATTGTAGCCCAAAGAATAAGTACTATAATAAATGCGGATAAGATAATTGTATTAGATGAAGGAAAAATGGTTGGAATGGGTACCCATGATGAATTAATGAAAAATTGTGAAGTTTATAAGGAAATTGCCTTATCACAACTTTCAAAGGAGGAACTTTTATCATGAGCAATAAAAAAATAGAAAATAGAAGAAAAGGTGGCTTTGGCTCACGTCATGGTGGTCCTATAGGAGCAGTTGAAAAGGCAAAAGATTTTAAAGGTACCATGAAAAATTTAGGCAAATATATAATGCCTTATAAAATGTCTATAATTTTTGTAATTGTTCTTGCTATAGGTAGTGCGGCTTTTTCTATAGTAGGTCCTAAAGTTTTAGGAAAGGCTACTACAAAATTATTTGAAGGATTAGTACAAAAGGTTACTGGAGTAAAAGGTGCTTTAATTGATTTTGATTATATAGGTAAAATAATAATTTTACTTCTTGTATTATATATAATAAGTGCTATATTTTCCTTTGTACAAGGATATATAATGTCCTCAGTGGCTCAAAAAATTTCTTATGAATTTAGACGTGAAATTTCTGAAAAAATAAATCGTATGCCTATTAAGTATTTTGACAATAAGACTCATGGAGAAGTATTATCTAGAGTTACTAATGATGTAGATACAGTGAGTCAAACTTTAAATCAAAGTATGTCTCAAATAATTACTTCTGTTGTTACAATAATAGGTGTATTAATTATGATGTTATCTATAAGTTGGCAAATGACTATTGTAGCTTTATTAATATTACCTGTATCCATGATGATTATAATGCTCGTCGTAAAAAAATCACAAAAATACTTTAAGGCTCAACAGGAAGACTTAGGTAATATTAATGGTCATGTAGAAGAAATTTATGGCGGACATAATAT contains:
- a CDS encoding ABC transporter ATP-binding protein, with translation MLKIIKHLKPFIASILLVLGLLFVQAVCDLSLPDYMSNIVNVGIQQGGVDNAVPKVIRKTELDKIKVFLDERDVKKIEDNYILLDKKNLSKDDLENYLKDYPNLNKEPIYKLNTKDKNTINELNSILAKPIIMVGGMEKADMTKSNNIAKESAPQNKANKVNPQSEQNDKIKASSEDQMTKVPSKGEMSKGNVNSFLNMPKEQINIIKESLDKKFKDMPESMITQSSVIFVKDEYKAIGIDTDKLQSNYILNEGFKMLLLALLSMVATVIVAMLAARVAAGLGKNLRRNVFTKVTDFSKGEFDKFSTASLITRSTNDIQQIQTFMVMLLRIVFYAPILGIGGILKVLKTDTSMAWIIAVAVMAILTLVIVLFGMAIPKFKKVQKLIDKINLITRESLIGMLVIRAFNTEKHEEEKFDKTNKELTRTNLFINRTMTMMMPMMMLIMNLITLLIVWVGSHQVDAGAMQVGNMMAFMQYTMQIIMAFLMISIVSIMLPRASVSAQRISEVIDVPITIKDIEKPKEFSNYKKGYIEFKNVSFRYEGAQKDVLSNITFSALPGETTAFIGSTGSGKSTLINLIPRFYDVTEGEILIDGVNLKEISQRHLREKIGYVPQKGILFSGTIESNIKYGNESATDKDIEKATRIAQAMEFIESKEQGFKTEVSQGGTNVSGGQKQRLSIARAIVKEPDIYIFDDSFSALDFKTDATLRKALKDETKESTVLIVAQRISTIINADKIIVLDEGKMVGMGTHDELMKNCEVYKEIALSQLSKEELLS